Proteins from a genomic interval of Phlebotomus papatasi isolate M1 chromosome 3, Ppap_2.1, whole genome shotgun sequence:
- the LOC129805557 gene encoding heparin sulfate O-sulfotransferase: protein MRYQLNMTKPKYIVIAVILLSTTIISVFYNYSLSSKLEEIRRNIASQSRSNDVNERTSQLSGRRPEDTYSFNENLIVIYNRVPKTGSTSFVNLAYDLCKKNHFHVLHINISGNMHVLSLPNQIDFVRNITAWNQMKPALYHGHMAFLDFSKFGMPTKPLYINLIRKPLDRLVSYYYFLRFGDNYRPNLVRRKAGDKMTFDECVDQQQADCDPKLMWLQIPFFCGHAAECWEPGSSWALAQAKRNLVYEYALVGLTEEMEDFISLLEAALPRLFTGFLNHYTNSNRSHLRITTSKIEPNKDTVDKIQESEVWKMENELYEFAAQQFYYMKKKMTLPGKNILQSYMYEKIRPK from the exons ATGAGATACCAATTGAATATGACTAAACCAAAATACATCGTAATTGCCGTTATTTTACTTAGCACAACAATAATTAGTGTTTTTTACAATTACTCCCTTTCCTCGAAACTTGAAGAGATAAGGAGGAACATAG CATCTCAATCCAGAAGTAATGATGTTAATGAGAGGACGAGTCAGCTGAGCGGGAGACGTCCGGAAGATACTTATAGCTTCAATGAGAACTTAATTGTGATCTACAACCGAGTCCCAAAGACTGGATCCACATCCTTTGTCAATCTGGCTTATGATCTTTGCAAGAAGAATCACTTCCATGTCCTGCATATCAATATCTCGGGAAACATGCATGTTCTGTCGCTACCAAATCAAATAGATTTTGTCCGGAACATCACAGCTTGGAATCAGATGAAGCCGGCTCTTTATCATGGCCACATGGCATTTCTGGACTTTTCCAA ATTCGGAATGCCTACCAAACCTTTGTACATTAACTTAATCCGGAAGCCTCTGGACAGGCTTGTGTCATATTACTATTTCCTGCGTTTCGGAGACAATTACCGACCCAATTTGGTGCGTCGGAAAGCCGGAGATAAGATGACATTCGATGAGTGTGTAGATCAGCAGCAGGCAGATTGCGATCCCAAGCTCATGTGGCTGCAGATTCCCTTCTTCTGTGGCCATGCAGCTGAGTGCTGGGAGCCTGGGAGTTCTTGGGCTCTGGCTCAGGCTAAACGCAATCTAGTGTATGAATATGCACTTGTTGGGCTGACTGAAGAGATGGAGGATTTCATTTCACTGCTGGAAGCTGCTCTGCCGCGCCTGTTTACAGGATTCCTCAATCACTACACCAATTCGAATAGAAGTCATCTGAGGATAACCACGTCCAAAATTGAACCCAATAAAGATACAGTGGACAAGATTCAAGAGAGTGAAGTGTGGAAGATGGAGAATGAACTGTATGAGTTTGCAGCTCAACAGTTCTATTACATGAAGAAGAAAATGACTCTTCCCGGAAAAAATATCCTCCAGAGTTATATGTATGAGAAAATAAgacccaaataa